A window of Gossypium raimondii isolate GPD5lz chromosome 7, ASM2569854v1, whole genome shotgun sequence genomic DNA:
cttcgaaactgaaaataatgcaaataaaGAAAGGTCTTAACGGCACAATCATCATAGAAACCAATCCTCACCTATCCGAGACAAAAACAAAGCGTTCATTATAAGGATCCGTCAGCGCATGTCTAAGCAATATACGCTCAGCCTCAATCATAGTCGCTTCTCCCCAATCTACCTGAAATAGAACACATGAAGGAAATCTTTTCATGTCAAGAAACACTAAAATTTGATAGTTCACAATCTATCATCAGCATTTTCGTAATGCACTAGGCTACTATTTATGATCGATTGCATGAATGAATTTCAGACCAAAGGGTCCACAAATATCTTAGATACATGCAGCAAAAGTTAAACCAACAAACTCGTCATTATAACAACTCTATTGGTTATGAAATATTCTACTCTCAGATATTCAGGCTTAGCTATCCTACATCTTAAGTGTGAAGAGTCAGATCCTTTGGCAATTTAACAACTCCTCCACGGATGAAGGACTgcaaacaaattgataatttaataacatatatagTATAGTTATATTCCCTTAACGGAAAAGATGCATGCacatatatgcatgtatacaaAGTCCATGCAACAACACAGTGACCTTAAGGAAGCACTAGGCAGGTTGTGGCCCCAGAAAATCAAGATCCCAATGCCATTTAAAATTGTCATATCAACATAAGCACCACAATGAGGACAAGGGGATAACATAAACACATTTATTCGGATGTGGACACCGAAACAAAGAACTCTGACAATTAAAAAAGCAAGTTCAAATTTCTTATATAGTAACAAAAAAGATATTATAGTCTTAATAAATGGTCCAAAAATTAACCTGAATGCTATCATTAACTTGCCGATTCAAAAAATAAGCGGATCTCGTTGTTCCCTTGTTTAATAAAAAACCAGGCCTAGAATGAACATAAACTGAAAACCTATTCTCTTCTCcctgcaaaaaataaataaataaaaagaaaaaaaagattaacAAAAACACTTCATGATTATTATGATCAAGATCATAATTCAGAAAGAGGCAtaataatttctctaattttcaaatctaaaatatttagtaACTAATTTAAGGAAAATGTAGCTAAAAGAAAAGATAACTGAAAACTTGTTCTCTTCTCCcggcaaaattaaattaacaaagaatatttttaaaagattaacaAAACAATTCGTAATTATGATAATCAAGATCATAATTCAGAAAGAGGCAtaataatttctctaattttcaAATCTATAGAAAGATTTAGTAACTAATTTAAGgaaaatttagctaaaaagaaaacataactgAAAACCTGTTCACTTCTCcctgcaaaaataaattaataaagaatataaaaagaGATTAACAGAAACACTTCATGATTATGATGATCAAGATCATAATTCAGAAAGAGGCATAgtaatttctctaattttcaAATCTATAGAAATATTTAGTAActaatttaagataaaaatgtagctaaaaagaaaagataacaAACTTTATCCACATATGCTAAAATTAGAAACATAGTAAAGCAAACTACAAAGCATCCATATTAAGCAGGCTTTACTAAATTCAggaataattaagtaaattaattgaaGTACCTTGAAGAAAGCATCCCAAACCATATCAAGAGGAAGCCGATTCCTAGCGATGAAAAGGAAGGCGATCTTCGGTTTAACGATGAAACGATGTCGTAAAGAAGACAAAGAAACAACTTGAGGGTACTGTGTCTCCATTAACACTAAACTCGCGAAACAAAGCAACACTAAAAGCGCCGCCAAAACTTTCCTCTTCCATCTAATCTGTGATTTTTGCTGAACCGGTTTTCGCTTCATGGCactcattcttttctttcttttacttaattaattactttatgtgttttttttttctttctatcaCTCGAAAGACAACAACGAAAacaccattttctttttcttgcaaATGAGTTGAATTCAGTTaagaaattgagaggatttgACGTTCCAGTTGTTGTTTGGTTGGAGAGAAAGTTTGAAAGGAAAATGGTGAAGTGATGATGAAAGTGAAGGCAAAGAAAGAACGTTTCGAATTCGCCCACTGATGTGGGAGTCGTAAAGGGAAgacaggtttttttttttttggttcagtAAAGTTTGCGTGAGAAGAAGGAGATCAGATCCCTTTTCAACACAGATCCCACTCCAGTTGCCTTCTCATTTTcctactcttttcttttcttttttccctcttaatttaattattcctgttgtatttttattattttggttaaaggttaaaatgtgccATAAGTCCCCATACtctttgtaaatttaaattttagtctatatatttttatttctaggaatatagtccctatatttttttcaaatttcagaatttaagttcaattgttagttttgttttgttaaattcagattcattacaacatatttttatagttaCATGCCTCGCaagtgaatatttttaattttaaaatgtcacgccaaccaatttaactaaaaaaaaaacaatcttaacaattgaacctaaatttgaaatctaaaagtAGAGGCTAAATTCCTAGAAATAAAAGGactttcaagaatttagtcactctacttttaagatttcaaaatttaggtcaaATGTTAagattgttaattttatttgttaaatttgttggtgtgactttttgaaacaaaaaatttacttaCTTGGTAGCCTAACTAAAAAATGACATTACAATGAACCtgaatttaacaatataattttaacagtgttaacaattgaatcaattttgaaaattgaaagataGAGAGCTagattcctaaaaataaaagtataagaattaaattctaaatttaggAAGAGTATTGgatttatggcatattttaaccattaattattcatatcgtgtttttaaggttaaaatatgctataagtTCAAgtactttttataaattaaaatttagtctttatacttttgttttaggaatttagtctcaTTAGTTTTAGATTTCAACATTAAGGTCTGATTgttaacattataaatttttattaaatttgttggtgtgactTTTGAATAGAGACAAAAccattataataattatgaattatgaaattttaggagtcaaagtgcaattttaccattataataatttgaattttcttaaattttaaaggatctaaatgaaaattttaccaTTGGAGCGGGGCAAGGCGACTACCTACTCTTATCTTCGCccctaatttttaaataaaaaaaatactcacttagtagacgtaaaattaaaaaaatgatgttgCAACAaacctgaatttaacaaaataattttaatgtcgttaacaattggacttgcaTTTTTAAATCCaacaattaaagaaattatattacttgaaataaaagtatggactaaatttaaaatctatgaaaaatataataactcagagtatattttaatttttttgtagaaAATGACAGCATTAAGCGATTATATTAGATAAAACTATAATCaagagtaaataaatatattgcgATCTCTTCCCAACAAGTTCATGACCGAAGCCGGTGGGGATCTAAATAAACGTATCAAAGAGCTACTTGTATCAGCACATTTAGTCATGTGATCAGCAACACCATTAAGAGTTCTTGAGATAAGTCGGATACGAATCTCCCATTTACGACGCAAAACTTGATGTAACAGCTGTAGTTTCACTAAACTACTACTAGCTCCTCCACCAGACAAAAgtaattcaaccaaacaaagcATTATCATACTCAACTTCAACTTTCCGAAACCTTTTATCCCTAGCTAAGAATAATTCTTCCAACATTGCTCTTgtttcaactttaattttttttatcaattatctttttacttttttttgtagaatataattataataaatttccaaaactatatagaattttaatatgtctatgtacttttattgtttaaatctttttttcattttttaatctaaattatcTCCATCTTAGCTTGTATTTTTCTATCATCTCTTaccttgtatttttttaaattaaggaattcaaaaaaaatggacTTAAACTATTagattatttcatatttattatgtatgtgaaattaattaaaaaagagatagatttatattttatctttaaattactttaaaaggaaacaacatttttaaaagagtgGCTGGGGTTTTAAGGTTAAACCCTAATattgtgttttaaataaattattttaaaatttttatataaattattaaaagacaCAACTGcccttataataatatttattgtttattaaaaattatgccaattaatttttaaatataaatcaattgaataatattttaaagatttgatCCACCAAAAATcccaacaaacaaacaaaaattactatgaattatttaaaatataagttcaaTAAAAATTCACACTTAGTcttgaaagaaatatatattgtacatgaaaataaaatgggtaaTTATTATATCCATGGACAGTgcagtaaaaaaatttataaacgGGTTTAGAATGATGTCAAgtgtattatttaattattattctatagaaatttatttgataCATCGTCAGTAGAGTTTTTTAAACTCTGTAAACGAATTAAGGGTTTGACAAATGTATTATAAAGtgtggtaaaaaaaattatataaataaccctCCACGTGCTTATAGAATCTAAAAAACTCCACTAACAATGTAAAATAGGGTAGCATCAATCAGCACTCGCTTATGGagtgtataaaataataattcaataaaataggcatgttattaattataatttccataaaaaaaaccCATGTCTAATTATCCATTTACCTTGCTAGTGGAATGCTTCACCTACATTGTGGCACTAAAATCTCATGTTCTATAGCTTAAACAGATAAACATAATgagaatatttttctttttttccccaataattgaatataattatagtGAATTATTGCTTCAATCAagaaaaaagtatatatatatatatatatatttcaaaattttgaaaggcaATTGTAAAGGCTTCcaaaatccaaattcaaataattttttatattttcatcattttgcaataaaatttaaaaataccctTTATTCCCATTTACTACAAATTAAATAAGTAGGGATGGGTttctaataatatataaaaattatttagtatactaatgtttagggttttttaaattttccaaacaaaatttaaaactatcatgtgtctttatttaaaacatatgatatttatttacttaaattaattaaaatgaattgataaaaacatggtttaaaaagcaaaaattaaatGGCATTAATTATGACTTTTGAATAGATATGATGAGAAATATagatgaaagaaaaggaaatgttatGATATTCCTAGAAGAaggaaataaacataaaaaataggATGGTTTGAGAAAAAGAAGTGCTAACTAACTggttgttataaaattataaggacttgattattaaataacaataaatgaaaaaggGTCAAAAGTGGTTTATTAATCCTAAAGAAATGCAACTACTAAAAGTGGGGTATTGGCTAAGCAATGTGTCTTCTCTAAAATCATTAGAGATCAATGCCAAAATAGTGATTTATCAACCTccattttcatccttttctttcaACAACCTTAGACAataacaccatttttttttgtctctttgAATCATCATCTTTTTGCAAtcttttaatgaaaattgttaaaaattgttattaaattattaacattttttatttaagtcactaggctattaaaattgttgctatatgattttatttgttCACACCACATGTACCGATCGAAAACAcgcatttcctttcttttttttatagttcATTTTTTTCACGAAACAACTTTAAACTTCACGAATCCACAAACAAAAATCTAAGCAActtttttctttgatcttcGACATTGACCGTCAAATCAATTTGGATCTACGCTATGTTATTCTACTTGTCAATGGATACTGATCCACTATATTGGTCATCAAATCGTCGCTTGAAGCTTGCTATATGgactttttaaagaaaaaaaaacttaatagctTGATGACttaagtgaaaattttcaaatagttcaatgacttaaatgaaaacttttgaatagtttagtgacaattttgtaaaattttgaagttaaatgatcaaaatgtaaacttacgaATAATTTAGTGCTCTTAGATGTAGtttatcttctattttttttttgaaattaaggtATCCACTACGGATAGCAATAACTAATCTGCTCAATGTGGGTATTCTCAAAAAAGGTAAACAACTGACCATAGAATGTACTTCATTCTCACGAACGAGAATTGAACCCTCAACCACAAGATTAAAAATGAAGTGAGAAACTACCACGCTAAATCTCGTGtatctttatttaaataaggatgaAAATTACGgttaaccttttctttttcacacatATGAATTGGAATAAGTTAATTGTGTTGCCAAGATTGAGTTTAAGTAATTATTGACACTCACATGCCACAAATGTACAACTTTCCATGGGCAACGCTACTTGAACCAATTCGAAGATTGgttcaaattatgaaaatgtttgaataaaattataattccaAATATTCCAACTTTggataaagtttttttaatctAAGTCTGACTCAAAtgttttaacctaaatttttaaccatatcccttttCCCCTACCCGATCCCACATTGCCACTCCCAGCCCCTAATTCCCCTTCCCGATTATAACCCCTAATACCCCTTCCCAATCCCTAATCACTCATTCACAGAGACGACACCCCCTCACCAATCTAGTTTCTTCTATGAATATATGTTATGCATATATTCGAGACTGTGCACTTTATCTTACAGTGACAAGTTTATGGCATTTGTTGGATTAATAGGGAAGGACTGCTGATTTTAATAGAAACTGCAACACCAACTTTACTGGATCATTATTTTACGGTTTTAGCTTTGCTGCCGTTAATATTCATAGAAATCATTCAGACAACATCTGCAATCTACACGAAATGAATATCTATCTAAATAAAGAGAAAGGATAGAGGACTTGGATAAAAATCTAAGCCTTTTGTTTGGGCCGAGTCGAGCCCAACTTACTAATCgaatctaaaattttagttgtgcTCAACCTAATTCATGGACACCTCtaataagaaaaaatcaataacTACACTCTTTTATTAAATACACTTCCAAATAAAAGTAAGCCAGGTTAAGGTAAAGGCCACCTCAAACTTAACTCTTTCATTTAAGTGCAACACATGTCCtcaatgatttaaaatttaaaattataattaattatataaaatattattgtttcaTCAGCTTAggtatcaaatattaatttggaagtaaagtgtgatttaaaattaaaaatataattaaaatttaaaatagtaatatcATATCAATTAGATTCTTCCATCAATTTGGGTATTAAATATTAGCTTACATGTGGAGTGTATTCTAAACAtgtgaaagaaatttgaaacatgaagaaatttattatggtttaatataatatttagtatcCGAACTTGTCACGTTTTCTTAATTTGGTgcttaaatttgacatttttcttaaattggTACTTAATCGTTTTAGGGTCTAATTTAGTATCTAATTTTTTGCTCGATTTGGTACTTTTCAACGTTTTACAAGTTACTTAAATATactaaaatgttatttttatgagatagcaaaaataatcaatgtatGATCGACATGTGATAgatgatatgatatatttttatattttatatgttcaattacttttattttaattaactaattattaattgaaaataatgaatttcttttaatttggagttttaaaatattttttcttatttaatattaattgttaaacatagttcaatatctatttttttaacatgaattttcTCTAATACTGACTATTTTTGTAGcataacaaattttttaatatcGTTAGTATTTTGCATAACTTgtataacatttcataaatttaggtaccaaattttaaaaaaaatgccaagtttaggtatcaaatgttataaaagttaCCAAATTAACTTGGATTCGacatgtaaaaaaaaagaaaggttaaaatatgttattggTCTTTGTACtcttcaaattttgatatttagtccttatatttttatttttaggaatttagtcactttacttttcaaatttcaaaatttaggattaattgttaacattttttaatttgttggtgctatattttgaaaataataaaaaactcacTTGGTAaccatgtaactaaaaatgacgttgtaataaacttgaatttaacaaaataaatttaatgtgttaATAGTTGGACATGGATTTTGAaacttgaaaagtaaaagactaaattcatagaaataaaagtacatgTATTGAATTCTAAATTTACAAAGAGTACAAGGATAAATGGACACAATGAATATgagcaaataaaaaataagtacacgatgaaaaataagaaatacattttttaaaataaaaaaatatattaaaataaatacacaaaataAATGGTTGTctagatttatttgaatttgacttatcatttatttttgggACAATCATTTGTTGagatacattataaaattaaaaaatataaaaatgtataaaaataagcatcaaaattggtagaaattgattaaaagtcataaattgtatataatttataaaaaaaagtaatttattaGATATGTTACATCAATATTTGTTGGTTGACGTGGCGTATGTTAATGGTCATTAATTTCTAATGGTAATGTTGATCAAAAGGTCTCTTAGTCAAAATTGTTAAGCTAAAAAAATTTGGAagagcttaattgattttttggtAAAAGTTTGAGGGCTTATTATAGCAATAAGCCATAAAGCAACCTTTATGTTAAGGGCAGCCTCTTTGAATTTTACCTTATCTCTGGGCCatcactcaaaaaaatttcatttttcaggCTTAAGATGGGCTAAAGTATTCATACACGATACGACATCGTTGGGTCCTTCTTGTTCGTATTGAAAGCGTTCACCCAAGTATTGAGAACTTAGCTCCAATGATGTCGATAGAATCATTATTCATCCCTCAAACTCTCCCTCTTAAAaggtaatatatatttttgaattttcatttttgaagaatcatatactctttgtttttcaattcagtccttgGAATTGCAGTTCTTCAGTTGACAAAACTGCAAGAAAATCTACTTGGGCGTCCCTCAAGTCCCCAAAATTTCAAACGGGCCCTTCAAGGATCAGAAATTTCTCAGCGAAGTCAAGTTTGGGCTTCGAAAATGGTGGATTCAAACAGTTCCCAAATGGGGTCGGTGAAAAAGATGGAGTTATCATCGTGGACCATGGTTCTCGCCGTAAAGAATCCAATCTCATGCTAAGTAAgctttaaaaaaactttaattttttcttaatctggtaattaatttaaaaatataccaCTTTTTTGAGctaattatacttaaattttaatgaatttcagATGAATTTGTAGCCATGTTTCGAGAAAAATCTGGGTACCCAATTGTTGAACCAGCTCATATGgtaattccttttttttccattaaaaatattaattgtatgtgtttgaggatcaaattgatagaatttgtaaatgtggaggttaaatttattgaattattgaggactaaatgtaTTATTATACCAGTTAGAAAAAAGCCACCTCATCATTTTCAAGTGACCAAAACTGAAACGATCTAAAATGTTAGtgttgaaattgaaaattcttATAGTTTGGTGATCAAAACAGAgactaatagttgggtgactaattttatagtttaccctttttttttaaccATGAGTTTTCAAGGAATCCCATGTTGATGGTGTTCTGTTAGAACTTTGATGGCAATTTGATAACAGTAGTTTTAGCTTTGAAGTTGTCTGTTTTATTTGGTTCACTGTATTTAGCAACataggcatatatatatatattgtatttgGTGTTTTTAAGGTAGATGTCAATGTTTTCACTGGTTTTAAGATGTTATAGTATCATATTTTGGGCACTGAATTCTTACATTTTCAGTTAATTTAACTAGGAGTTGGCCGAGCCATCGATAAAAGATGCATTCGGTTTGTGTGTTCAACGAGGAGCAAATCGCGTGATTGTTAGTCCATTCTTTCTCTTCCCTGGAAGGCATTGGTACCAGGTAACTCAATATATTTGCTTCTGATAAACTCAACAAAGAACATTTGTTGTGTCTATAGAAGTTTGGGGGTAATTCCGGTTTGCTGAATGTTGCTATGTTATTTCACAGGATATCCCATTGTTAACTGCTGATGCTGCAAGGGATCACCCTGGTGCATCGTATATAATAACTGCCCCACTCGGCCTGCACGAGCTGCTTGTGGTATGAACACTTGTTTTCCTCTTTGGTCATCATTGATTTCGTACGAGTTTTGTATAGTTCTCTCTGGCTATTATATTTAGTTCAAGTAATATGGTTTTTGATGCTAAGAAGTTTGTAAGTCAGTATCAAGTACATGATTGTTGTGAAACTTTGTTATTGCTCAAATACGTGTCATATATAATAACTGCCCCATGGCCTGCTTGTGATACGAACTCTCTTGTTTCCATCATTGTTCACCATCGGTTTCTTACGAGCTTGATACTAAGAAGCTCATAGGTCATTGTCAAGTGCACGGTTGTTGTGAAACTTTCTTTCTTGTTGTCCAAACATGTATTGCATATAAACACCCTGTTTTCCTTATTGGTAATTGTCGATTTCGTATGGGTTTTGAAATGAAGAAGCCTGTAAGTCATTGTCAAGGACATGATTGATGATTGTTGTGTAACTTTCTTTGTTATTGCTCAAACATGTCTCGTATATAATAACGCTCCATAACCTGCTCGAGCTGCTTATTGTATGAACTATGAACTCTCTTGTTTTCCTCTTTGGTCACTATGTgttcaattaaatttatgaagTTTTCTCTGCTAGCTTTTCCAAATGATTGGCCCTAAATCAATCTCTCTTTGCATGTcttgttttcgggtttttaaTAACATCATTGTAGATAGTTTCTGTTTCCTCGTACGTTGGCTTTACTTGACCGCCAGatattttcttctctaattgtttttctatattttgaaGGATGTCATGAATGATAGGATCAAACACTGCTTGAGCCATGTAGCTGGAGATGCCGATGAGTGTGCAGCTTGTGCTGGAACAAGCAAATGCAAGCTCTACGGACTCGTGGatgtaattaaaacttaaagtTTTCGGGATTGAATGTAGGAATCAAAGGGTTCCGATTGTACGAAAGTTGAGATCTGAGCATATGAAATATAACCCAACGGTTCATGCAAAGGCTGCATATATAGTAGTTTTTCTTATCTTTCAGGATGTTCCGTCCATAATTTATGCCAAGATGCATTTTTCCATGTATTAAACGAAATATATGATTTGTACAATCTGATGTAATACATATTTGAGTTTCATTGTTAcatatttccctttttttatcaATGACATGTTTGGTCTAGACAATGAAGTTCTCGGtggatcaaataaaattagtttagttgaaccaattgaatcaagaaTCAGGTCTATTCTATCTAGTAGAACCAGAAATTTAGAAGATTGGTAAAAAAACTAGGTTTTAAGCTATGAAATGGAATTTTAAGATTATACTTCTGTGATTCGAGTATGAAGATTTAATCCGAGTAACTTGAATTCAAACTTAacttaattagattttattatttaaatcaacaATTTGAACCTGTCcaatttaaattagaatatgaTTTGTTCCAAAATTGATTCGAATTTCAATAACCCCAAAAACTTTCATACAAATTGTTTGAAATGATCCAATTTAAAAACTTGTGGcaaacttaaattatttgaacTCAAAATGGCTTAAGAAAAAACCCAAACTTGAAATGTTCCTAACCCGAAAGTATAATGAATCTGAAAcgagttaaaaatttaaaactcgaATTGACTTGACCTGATTAAtccaaaccaaaaccaattgACCGCTTTATATTTAgctaaatgtatatttttaatacctatatttaatatttaatttttttaattattgaagcAACCAATCAAACAGGTCcaatcaaattttcttattggtTTTAATTCATGATTTTCAAAATCGAACCGTGGTCTAATAGATTAGGTCACCTATTCTTAGTCCGATCGTTGATcggatttaaattaaataaattattaaaattcataaatactTTTAGACCCGGTTCAATCGTCTCCTAAACCGTTTTTTTTTGGTCCAACCCCTTAATTCAGATCATCGTACCGACCGATTTTCAGTCTAACCGATCCGGTTCCAACATTGCCTCTCTTTACTTCCCTTGCATACTTAGTGCTTACAATCCATTTGAAGAATATTTCTTAAaaccatatatttttttacaatgcAATACATTACAAAAAGGAGAGAATTGATAAATAGTTTTGCATTTCTCTTACTATCTCATAGTTGGTTGTAAATCTTAAACCAGCAAGCTATAATCTTCTTCATCTATTGAAGTTTCATTGGGAGTGCAAAACATACCTCCCCATTGAGGAAAATAGATTAAAGAGATTGGAAGTGTGCAAATGATCATCATAAGCCCCATTACAGAAATGCTTGTTTGTGTTGAAAATTTATCACCCGAAAACAATAGCATCTGTGTCACAACAGCTCCCACTGTCCCTCCACTTCCTGTCATCCCTGATATCACTCCCAATGACCTGCAAAACAtcacattattttatatataaaattaaattagacattatttaattttaaaaaaatataaaataatcaataaattatttaaaaattttcaaataatgcaatgaattattaaaattgttattgtatACTTTTATTCATATGTACTTGTCTGCACTAATCTTAAGCtattctttcctttcttttctatagtttaatttcttttttatgaaataactttaaccaaaattcaaataactttCACTCCTATATCTGATATTGACCATTAGATcgatttaaatttaactatgtTATTCTACCAATCGATAGATATTGATAATTAGATCATCgcttaaaaaaatcataacaactcaatgaattaaataaaaacttttaaataatttaatcaccattttataatttttttaatctaactTAGATTGTGTCCATGTGATACCGTGTTGGGCGTTTGTGGTTCAAAGTTTAAACAACGTCACCTTTTGGAAACGAAAGGGACAATGCCAAACGTAAGGCCGGAAGCAGCTTGAACAAACACCGAGAACATACACATCACACCAATGGAACCACCTACCGAGTTAGCTCGTCCCATCAATACACAAAGCAAACCTGCCACCGTCAGCACCGCCCACAACCCCCAAAGTCTGCCTCTAACCCCGAACAGCTTCGCCATCTGATCCGACACAACCCCACCCATTGGCCGTGCAAA
This region includes:
- the LOC105768925 gene encoding sirohydrochlorin ferrochelatase, chloroplastic, producing the protein MMSIESLFIPQTLPLKSSSVDKTARKSTWASLKSPKFQTGPSRIRNFSAKSSLGFENGGFKQFPNGVGEKDGVIIVDHGSRRKESNLMLNEFVAMFREKSGYPIVEPAHMELAEPSIKDAFGLCVQRGANRVIVSPFFLFPGRHWYQDIPLLTADAARDHPGASYIITAPLGLHELLVDVMNDRIKHCLSHVAGDADECAACAGTSKCKLYGLVDVIKT